A region from the Oceanidesulfovibrio marinus genome encodes:
- a CDS encoding YfbR-like 5'-deoxynucleotidase, whose translation MPSFDQHSPIVPYLGFSLYSMAPGSLENERALDPSKAPGQPIIPAVPADVTAPNEAFCREMWERFGMPEHIREHSRLVSLIAHALALAGKEAGAPVDPDSVLASAMLHDIAKDFTIRHGGNHALLGAAWTLEATGSPLIAQGVMHHVFWPWAVDLDAAFLPLALIYADKRVRHDAIVTLEERFDDLMTRYGINESVRIRIRISQRQAEAIAVRLNDLLGVDINACTFDSGRLV comes from the coding sequence ATGCCCTCGTTCGATCAGCACAGCCCCATTGTTCCCTACCTCGGCTTTTCGTTGTACTCCATGGCGCCAGGTTCATTGGAGAACGAACGCGCTCTGGACCCATCCAAGGCGCCGGGGCAGCCCATCATTCCTGCGGTCCCTGCCGACGTCACCGCGCCCAACGAGGCGTTCTGCCGGGAGATGTGGGAGCGGTTCGGCATGCCGGAGCATATCCGCGAGCATTCGCGCCTCGTCTCGCTGATCGCCCACGCCCTGGCCCTGGCCGGCAAGGAAGCGGGCGCGCCCGTGGACCCGGACAGCGTACTTGCCAGCGCCATGCTCCACGACATCGCCAAGGACTTCACCATCCGCCACGGCGGCAACCACGCCCTGCTCGGCGCGGCCTGGACCCTGGAAGCCACGGGAAGCCCGCTCATCGCCCAGGGAGTGATGCACCACGTCTTCTGGCCGTGGGCCGTGGATCTGGACGCCGCCTTCCTGCCCCTGGCCCTTATTTACGCGGACAAGCGCGTGCGGCACGACGCCATCGTGACCCTTGAGGAACGCTTCGACGACCTCATGACGCGCTACGGCATCAACGAGTCGGTCCGGATACGGATCAGAATCTCTCAACGACAGGCCGAGGCCATTGCCGTGCGCCTCAACGACCTGCTTGGTGTGGATATCAATGCGTGTACTTTTGATAGCGGGCGGCTGGTCTGA
- a CDS encoding D-alanine--D-alanine ligase family protein, whose translation MRVLLIAGGWSDERAVSLSGARGIADALGALGHETVWFDPAGRLTELADAARDADFAFLNLHGAPGEDGLIQAMLDRVGCPYQGSGPAGSFLALHKAAAKALFENAGLRTPAWEFLTAPPPLEWEPAVGYPLYVKPNLGGSSVGMGRAEDRARLEATMTVAFRHGHEVLVEEALSGEEVTVSVLGGEALPPILIRPKRCDFFDYASKYEQGGAEELCPAPIPDELTAETGRMALEAHRVLGLEGYSRSDFLVVDGVPYLLEVNTLPGMTPTSLLPQSAAAAGMDFPALVARLIELGMQDRG comes from the coding sequence ATGCGTGTACTTTTGATAGCGGGCGGCTGGTCTGACGAACGCGCCGTTTCTTTGTCCGGGGCCCGCGGCATTGCGGACGCCCTCGGCGCTCTCGGCCACGAAACCGTCTGGTTCGATCCTGCCGGCCGGCTGACGGAGCTGGCGGACGCTGCGCGAGACGCGGACTTCGCCTTTCTCAACCTGCACGGCGCTCCGGGCGAGGACGGCCTGATCCAGGCCATGCTCGACCGTGTGGGCTGCCCCTACCAGGGCAGCGGCCCTGCCGGCTCGTTCCTGGCCCTGCACAAGGCCGCGGCCAAAGCGCTCTTCGAGAATGCCGGCCTGCGCACGCCGGCGTGGGAGTTCCTCACGGCGCCGCCCCCCCTGGAATGGGAGCCGGCTGTGGGTTACCCCCTGTATGTGAAGCCCAACCTGGGCGGCTCCAGCGTGGGCATGGGTCGGGCGGAAGACCGCGCCCGGCTCGAAGCGACCATGACCGTCGCTTTCCGCCACGGCCACGAGGTTCTGGTGGAAGAGGCTCTGAGCGGCGAGGAGGTCACCGTCTCCGTGCTCGGCGGCGAGGCCCTGCCGCCCATCCTGATCCGGCCCAAACGCTGCGACTTCTTCGACTACGCCTCCAAGTACGAGCAGGGCGGCGCCGAGGAGCTCTGCCCGGCGCCCATTCCGGACGAGCTCACCGCAGAGACCGGGCGCATGGCCCTGGAGGCGCACCGCGTCCTGGGGCTGGAAGGTTACAGCCGGTCCGACTTCCTGGTGGTGGACGGCGTGCCGTACCTCCTGGAGGTCAACACCCTGCCCGGCATGACGCCCACGAGCCTGCTCCCCCAGTCGGCGGCCGCCGCCGGCATGGATTTCCCGGCGCTGGTGGCCCGGCTCATCGAGCTCGGCATGCAGGACCGCGGCTGA
- the carA gene encoding glutamine-hydrolyzing carbamoyl-phosphate synthase small subunit has product MRALLALEDGLILEGRSFTGPGETSGEVIFNTGMTGYQEVLTDPSYAGQMVAMTYPLMGNYGVNQEDVESHRIFVEGFIVKECCKTPSNWRAIASLPDYLAEQGVMGIEGIDTRALTRHLRLQGAKRGIISTEVGDPQALVERAKSLPSMEGQNLAEVVSPSGPYTWDGTRPQPATLAADGSYAWPGLAHGERGIRVLVYDFGIKWNILRLLQEQGMDLLVVPAGFTASQVRSVRPDAVFLSNGPGDPAALTGCIEQLTALTQEYPMAGICLGHQLLGHALGGSTFKLKFGHHGMNHPVKDLASGHIEVSSQNHGFCVDIDTLADVTLTHMNLNDNTLEGFAHNKLPVIAIQYHPEASPGPHDSRNFFRRFRNLAVTTSGIAAPAE; this is encoded by the coding sequence ATGCGCGCATTGCTCGCTCTGGAAGACGGCCTCATTCTCGAAGGCCGCTCCTTTACCGGCCCCGGCGAAACCTCCGGCGAGGTCATTTTCAACACCGGCATGACCGGCTACCAGGAGGTGCTCACCGACCCCTCCTACGCCGGCCAGATGGTCGCCATGACCTACCCGCTGATGGGTAACTACGGCGTGAACCAGGAGGACGTGGAGTCCCACCGCATCTTTGTGGAAGGCTTCATCGTCAAGGAGTGCTGCAAGACACCCTCCAACTGGCGCGCCATCGCCTCTCTGCCGGACTATCTGGCCGAGCAGGGCGTGATGGGTATCGAGGGTATCGACACCCGCGCCCTGACCCGCCACCTTCGCCTGCAGGGGGCCAAGCGCGGCATCATTTCCACGGAGGTCGGCGATCCGCAGGCCCTGGTGGAGCGCGCCAAGTCCCTGCCCTCCATGGAAGGCCAAAACCTGGCCGAGGTTGTCTCGCCCTCCGGCCCGTACACCTGGGACGGCACCCGGCCCCAGCCCGCCACCCTGGCCGCGGACGGCTCCTACGCCTGGCCCGGCCTGGCCCACGGTGAACGCGGCATCCGCGTGCTGGTCTACGACTTCGGCATCAAGTGGAACATCCTGCGCCTGCTCCAGGAGCAGGGCATGGACCTGCTCGTCGTCCCGGCCGGCTTCACCGCATCCCAGGTGCGCAGCGTCCGGCCCGACGCCGTGTTCCTCTCCAACGGCCCCGGCGACCCGGCCGCGCTCACCGGCTGCATTGAGCAGCTCACGGCCCTGACGCAGGAGTATCCCATGGCCGGCATCTGCCTGGGCCACCAGCTCCTGGGCCACGCCCTGGGCGGCTCCACCTTCAAGCTCAAGTTCGGCCACCACGGCATGAACCACCCTGTGAAGGACCTGGCCAGCGGGCACATCGAGGTCTCGTCCCAGAACCACGGCTTCTGCGTGGACATAGACACCCTGGCCGACGTGACCCTGACGCACATGAACCTGAACGACAACACCCTGGAAGGCTTTGCGCACAACAAGCTGCCTGTCATCGCCATCCAGTACCACCCGGAGGCCAGTCCCGGCCCGCACGATAGCCGCAACTTCTTCCGCCGGTTCCGCAACCTGGCCGTGACAACCTCCGGCATTGCCGCACCGGCCGAATGA
- a CDS encoding tetratricopeptide repeat protein: MSTELTQARQKISQVSTFLKQAKYIPAVESLHQAVRIVISQPLMRQEKEEFAELLQKAAYTLDSHKGFRQVIPLKVEYTPGQERELLGVLGACLSELRSSALSEAKDQLAALERRRDDELERGQQLIDAAEYDQARGVFDELLGMIPDDPDLKGDIGDRFLRAGRYEEAFHYLSQALEQSPESIHFYNRIGIALRKLGRYETAERYYLKALEYSKDDPNLYFNVGRLYVDWKKWDDVALMAQKALKHNPDFKEAGKMLAFANKQKAK, from the coding sequence ATGTCTACCGAGCTGACACAAGCACGACAGAAAATCTCTCAGGTAAGCACGTTCCTCAAGCAGGCGAAGTACATACCTGCGGTGGAATCGCTGCACCAGGCGGTGCGCATCGTCATATCCCAGCCACTCATGCGGCAGGAGAAGGAGGAGTTCGCCGAGCTGCTGCAGAAGGCGGCCTACACCCTCGACTCCCACAAAGGCTTCCGGCAGGTCATCCCCCTCAAGGTGGAGTACACCCCCGGCCAGGAACGGGAGCTGCTCGGCGTGCTCGGCGCCTGCCTGTCCGAGCTGCGCAGTTCGGCCCTGAGCGAGGCCAAGGACCAGCTCGCCGCGCTGGAAAGACGCCGGGACGATGAGCTGGAGCGCGGCCAGCAGCTCATCGACGCCGCGGAGTACGATCAGGCCCGCGGCGTTTTTGACGAACTTCTGGGCATGATTCCGGACGATCCGGACCTGAAGGGCGACATCGGCGACCGTTTTCTGCGCGCCGGCCGCTACGAAGAGGCGTTCCACTACCTCTCCCAGGCCCTGGAGCAGTCCCCGGAGTCCATCCACTTCTACAACCGCATCGGCATAGCCCTGCGCAAGCTGGGCCGCTACGAAACAGCGGAGCGCTACTACCTCAAGGCGCTGGAGTACTCCAAGGACGACCCCAATCTCTACTTCAACGTGGGCCGGCTCTACGTGGACTGGAAGAAGTGGGACGACGTGGCGCTGATGGCGCAGAAGGCGCTCAAGCACAATCCGGACTTCAAGGAAGCGGGCAAGATGCTCGCCTTCGCCAACAAGCAGAAGGCCAAGTAG
- a CDS encoding FAD-binding protein: MRLAETDVLVLGAGLAGLSAARSVLAATSLSHTPLRVTVAWSSPGPAGSSFANHNNGWGLLAPDDDASREEVVARAVRIASPGFIDPRLVTILAEEAADRRRELEPLGILPLKRTSRVCFAPELRAYVYRDARAVFRALAGHVASCGGELLEGVEAVRLITLDNAVRGALLVDNAGEPVLCATRAVVCALGGPAPLLPHHVAGGGNPGTSPALLAQVGVSLVNTAYLQWMWHDVEGGQFVRIDRLPWGTAQDGAAALPPGDLRLLQARGDHFPRSYDLPDEALDLALGRLAVADPDGAVSVRNEDGAVLRIRPHAHAANGGARIDEHGRTSVNGLWVCGECAGGMHGANRLGGAMIAACLVFGRRAGMDAATCAAETPTPNRGMLVEAATAWMADAKRSAEQHGPRLDPHRAARALFLRDGGDARAMLQELGALSLHKSEPEDDPQGQLLTCLAKTRVQEAIVRRT, from the coding sequence ATGCGCCTGGCAGAGACCGACGTCCTCGTGCTTGGCGCCGGTCTGGCCGGCCTGAGCGCCGCCCGGTCTGTCCTCGCCGCCACCTCTCTCTCCCATACGCCGCTCCGCGTGACCGTGGCCTGGTCCAGCCCCGGCCCTGCCGGCTCCTCATTCGCCAACCACAACAACGGTTGGGGCCTGCTCGCCCCGGACGATGACGCCTCCCGAGAAGAGGTCGTCGCCCGCGCCGTGCGGATCGCCTCCCCCGGCTTCATCGACCCGCGCCTTGTCACCATCCTTGCCGAGGAAGCGGCGGACCGCCGCCGTGAGCTGGAGCCCCTGGGCATCCTTCCACTGAAACGCACGAGCCGCGTCTGCTTCGCCCCGGAGCTGCGCGCATACGTTTATCGCGATGCACGGGCCGTTTTCCGCGCCCTGGCCGGCCACGTCGCTTCCTGCGGCGGCGAGCTGTTGGAGGGTGTCGAGGCTGTCCGCCTCATTACCTTGGACAACGCCGTGCGCGGCGCTTTGCTCGTGGACAATGCGGGCGAACCCGTGCTCTGCGCGACGCGCGCCGTGGTCTGCGCTTTGGGCGGACCGGCCCCGCTCCTACCACACCACGTGGCCGGCGGCGGCAATCCCGGTACATCCCCGGCCCTGCTCGCCCAGGTTGGCGTGTCGCTGGTGAATACGGCGTATTTGCAATGGATGTGGCACGACGTGGAGGGCGGGCAGTTTGTTCGCATTGACCGTTTGCCCTGGGGAACAGCGCAGGACGGGGCCGCGGCGCTACCACCCGGAGACCTGAGGCTGCTCCAGGCGCGGGGCGACCACTTTCCTCGCAGCTATGACCTCCCGGACGAAGCGCTGGACCTGGCGCTGGGCCGGCTGGCCGTTGCCGATCCGGACGGGGCTGTGTCCGTACGCAACGAGGACGGCGCAGTTCTTCGCATTCGGCCGCATGCCCATGCCGCCAACGGCGGCGCGCGCATCGACGAGCACGGCCGCACCTCGGTGAACGGGCTCTGGGTTTGCGGCGAGTGCGCCGGCGGTATGCACGGCGCCAACCGCCTGGGTGGAGCCATGATCGCAGCCTGCCTGGTCTTTGGCCGCCGCGCCGGCATGGATGCGGCAACCTGCGCCGCGGAAACGCCGACTCCGAATCGAGGTATGCTTGTGGAAGCGGCCACGGCCTGGATGGCGGACGCAAAGCGCTCCGCAGAACAACACGGCCCGCGGCTGGACCCGCACCGCGCGGCCAGGGCGCTGTTTTTGCGCGATGGAGGCGACGCCCGCGCCATGCTGCAGGAACTGGGCGCATTGTCCCTGCACAAATCCGAGCCTGAGGACGATCCCCAGGGGCAGTTGCTCACCTGCCTCGCCAAGACGCGGGTTCAGGAAGCCATCGTCCGCCGGACCTGA
- a CDS encoding IS3 family transposase (programmed frameshift): MSRHSANEYPTVEVVHSVQRRRWALTEKLRIVEESSQPGMSVSYVARKHGIAPNLLFRWRKLMSEGGRKAIEANDTVVSAAEARAMKKRIRDLERLLGKKTMEVEILKEAIEIARGKKTDLAHAIALRGRYPMTRVADAMGVSRSRLVERVGAQPKVRPPRYSKAEDEALLPLIRDIIDDRLTYGYRRVCAVLNRRLVELGQPRVNHKRVYRIMRLHGLLLTRHSGKRPTRAHDGKVITLRSNLRWSSDVFEVSCANGEAVRVAFAIDCCDREVIGHMASSRGISSSMIQDLMLECVEKRFGTNRTPRPVQWLSDNGSCYTAKDTVEFASWLGLESRFTPVRSPESNGIAEAFVNTFKRDYVRISDRPDAVTVFGQLADWIEDYNERHPHKGLRMKSPREFIRSMATAECPI; the protein is encoded by the exons ATGTCTAGACATAGTGCTAACGAGTATCCGACGGTAGAGGTGGTGCACAGTGTCCAGCGCCGGCGCTGGGCACTGACCGAGAAGTTGCGGATCGTCGAGGAGTCGTCGCAGCCAGGCATGAGCGTCTCCTACGTGGCCCGCAAGCACGGCATCGCCCCCAATCTCCTTTTCCGCTGGAGGAAGCTCATGAGCGAGGGCGGCAGGAAAGCCATCGAGGCCAACGACACGGTTGTTTCGGCAGCCGAAGCGCGGGCCATGAAGAAGCGCATCCGCGATCTCGAGCGCCTTCTGGGCAAGAAGACGATGGAAGTGGAGATCCTCAAGGAGGCCATCGAGATTGCGCGCG GAAAAAAAACTGATCTCGCGCACGCCATTGCCCTTCGAGGACGATACCCCATGACGCGCGTTGCAGACGCCATGGGCGTTTCCCGGTCCAGGCTTGTGGAGCGCGTCGGCGCCCAGCCAAAGGTGAGGCCGCCTCGCTATTCCAAGGCAGAAGATGAAGCGCTGCTGCCGCTCATTCGCGACATCATCGACGATCGTCTCACGTACGGCTACAGGCGGGTTTGCGCCGTGCTCAATCGACGCCTGGTTGAGTTGGGCCAGCCTCGCGTGAATCACAAACGCGTTTACCGCATCATGCGCCTTCATGGACTTCTGCTGACGCGGCATTCCGGCAAGCGGCCGACGCGCGCCCATGACGGCAAGGTAATTACGCTGCGCAGCAACCTGCGCTGGAGTTCCGACGTCTTCGAAGTGTCCTGCGCCAATGGCGAGGCGGTCAGGGTGGCGTTCGCCATTGATTGCTGCGACAGGGAAGTCATCGGCCATATGGCGTCGAGCCGGGGCATTTCCAGCTCGATGATCCAGGACCTGATGCTGGAGTGCGTCGAGAAGCGGTTCGGGACAAATCGAACTCCCCGCCCGGTGCAATGGCTTTCGGACAACGGCTCATGCTACACGGCGAAAGACACGGTGGAGTTCGCCTCGTGGCTGGGCCTGGAGAGCCGGTTCACGCCCGTCAGGAGCCCGGAGAGCAACGGCATTGCCGAAGCGTTCGTGAACACGTTCAAGCGTGATTACGTGCGCATAAGCGACAGGCCGGATGCCGTGACGGTGTTCGGACAGCTGGCGGACTGGATCGAAGATTACAACGAGAGGCATCCCCACAAGGGGTTGCGGATGAAATCTCCTCGCGAGTTCATCCGCTCTATGGCAACAGCCGAGTGTCCGATTTAG
- a CDS encoding GtrA family protein, translated as MPQVIRFLVAGVLCVTIDYVVYNILMAFGVGVSTSKAISVTTSVCVSYFINVSWTFNSENRLERIIKYITVYAVSIIMNVFVNMGALSLSGSLRYSTQFAFLCATAASTIFNYLCLKLWVFRSAKAS; from the coding sequence ATGCCTCAAGTTATAAGATTTTTGGTAGCTGGCGTATTATGCGTCACAATAGACTATGTTGTATATAATATTCTAATGGCATTCGGTGTAGGTGTCAGCACTTCTAAAGCCATCAGCGTGACAACAAGTGTCTGTGTAAGCTATTTTATTAATGTTTCTTGGACATTTAATTCCGAAAATAGGCTTGAGCGCATTATCAAGTACATAACAGTGTATGCTGTTAGTATAATAATGAATGTATTTGTTAACATGGGTGCGTTGAGTCTCTCAGGATCATTGAGATACTCTACCCAATTCGCATTCCTTTGCGCTACAGCAGCTTCTACAATTTTCAATTACCTTTGCCTTAAGCTATGGGTCTTTCGTTCCGCAAAGGCTTCCTGA
- a CDS encoding class I SAM-dependent methyltransferase translates to METVEMVNKKPVVLGEGGVKIPFLDRFKVQIVSKSLSKKFAKFMNPGKTRVLEVGCGYDARLLRSLSKKIHSGVGIDFSVNDQIKGDSNFEYMEGDLFECMPQLKSESFDLILFLSILEHLDNPLAALKEARRLLLPGGYIFFNSPNWFGKWVLENVMTTKLLDPKRIISNQVDTHKMYFSPRDMWPILIEAGFISSDIKLWRSNFHCSLSGIIHKSTK, encoded by the coding sequence ATGGAGACAGTTGAAATGGTGAATAAGAAACCTGTCGTTTTGGGAGAAGGGGGCGTTAAGATCCCCTTTCTTGATCGCTTTAAAGTGCAGATCGTCTCTAAATCATTGAGCAAAAAATTTGCAAAATTCATGAATCCTGGTAAGACGCGAGTTTTAGAAGTTGGCTGCGGCTATGATGCTCGCCTGCTACGCTCTTTGTCGAAGAAGATACATTCTGGGGTAGGGATAGACTTCTCAGTGAATGACCAAATCAAAGGGGACTCTAATTTTGAATACATGGAGGGTGACCTTTTCGAGTGTATGCCGCAACTGAAGTCTGAATCGTTTGATCTTATTCTTTTTTTGAGCATTCTCGAGCACCTGGATAACCCACTAGCAGCGCTCAAAGAGGCCAGAAGGCTATTGTTACCAGGTGGATATATCTTTTTTAACAGCCCGAATTGGTTTGGGAAATGGGTCTTAGAAAATGTAATGACAACAAAGTTGCTTGATCCCAAAAGAATAATTTCCAATCAAGTGGACACCCATAAGATGTACTTTTCCCCTCGTGATATGTGGCCGATTCTTATCGAGGCGGGGTTTATTTCATCAGATATTAAATTGTGGAGAAGTAACTTTCATTGTAGCCTTTCTGGAATAATCCATAAAAGCACGAAATAA
- the fcl gene encoding GDP-L-fucose synthase, translated as MQKNDVIYIAGHRGLVGSALVRRLAKDGCTNLLLRRSSELDLRNQAAVNAFFAEHKPAYVFLAAAKVGGIVANDTYPADFIRDNLQIQTNIIDAAYRNGVKKLLFLGSSCIYPKLAPQPMPENCLLTGPLEPTNECYAIAKIAGLKMCAAYRRQYGFNAISVMPTNLYGPEDNFDLQTSHVVPALIRKFHEAKVAGAATVSVWGTGQPRREFLHVDDLADACVYLMRNYDGEELVNIGVGQDITIGELARLVAEVVGFEGDIQFDVEKPDGTPRKLLDVSKLTSIGWKAGIDLREGLAQAYAWYTESEAR; from the coding sequence ATGCAGAAAAACGATGTCATATATATCGCCGGTCACCGCGGTCTCGTAGGCTCTGCGCTGGTGCGGCGGTTGGCAAAGGACGGTTGCACGAACCTGCTGCTGCGCCGTAGCAGCGAGCTGGATCTGCGCAACCAGGCCGCTGTGAATGCCTTTTTTGCCGAGCATAAGCCGGCCTATGTGTTTCTGGCTGCGGCAAAGGTGGGCGGCATTGTTGCCAATGATACGTATCCGGCAGACTTCATACGCGATAACCTGCAGATTCAAACGAACATCATTGATGCCGCGTATCGCAACGGCGTCAAGAAGCTCCTCTTCCTCGGCTCTTCGTGTATCTATCCCAAGCTTGCACCGCAGCCCATGCCTGAGAACTGTTTGCTGACTGGGCCGCTGGAACCCACCAACGAGTGCTACGCCATCGCCAAGATCGCGGGTTTGAAAATGTGCGCCGCGTACAGACGGCAATATGGCTTCAATGCCATCAGCGTGATGCCCACTAATTTATACGGACCCGAGGACAACTTCGATCTGCAGACTTCACATGTGGTCCCGGCGTTGATTCGTAAGTTTCATGAGGCGAAGGTTGCCGGTGCCGCCACGGTCTCGGTTTGGGGAACCGGTCAGCCCCGCCGCGAGTTTCTGCACGTCGACGACCTTGCCGACGCCTGCGTCTATCTGATGCGAAACTATGACGGGGAAGAGCTGGTCAATATCGGCGTGGGCCAGGATATCACCATAGGCGAACTGGCCCGTCTTGTTGCCGAGGTTGTCGGATTCGAAGGCGACATCCAGTTTGACGTTGAAAAACCGGACGGAACACCACGCAAGCTGCTGGATGTGAGCAAGCTTACATCCATCGGCTGGAAGGCCGGTATTGATCTGCGGGAGGGACTGGCCCAAGCGTATGCGTGGTATACGGAAAGCGAGGCCCGGTAA
- the gmd gene encoding GDP-mannose 4,6-dehydratase gives MKKVALITGVTGQDGSYLVRLLLDKGYEVHGIKRRASLFNTDRIDDVYEGPHAENKRFYLHYGDLTDSSNLIRIIQQVKPDEVYNLAAQSHVAVSFECPEYTADVTALGTLRLLEAIRIAGLEKSTRFYQASTSELYGLVQETPQTESTPFYPRSPYAVAKLYSYWICVNYREAYNMFVCNGILFNHESPVRGETFVTRKITRALTRIKLGLMDKMYLGNLDALRDWGHAKDYVKMQWLMLQQDAPRDYVIATGEQHSVREFVEVAAAELDMKIEWEGKNEKEVGRDASSGKVIVAVDPKYYRPTEVETLLGDPSQAKNELGWTPEVTFRELVQEMVQEDYLVAKREDLCRRNGYEVCLPQE, from the coding sequence ATGAAGAAAGTAGCTCTGATAACGGGTGTCACCGGGCAGGATGGATCATATCTTGTCAGGCTTCTGCTTGATAAGGGATATGAGGTGCACGGCATCAAGCGTCGTGCTTCGTTGTTCAATACGGACCGTATCGATGATGTCTATGAAGGCCCTCACGCGGAGAACAAACGTTTTTACCTGCACTATGGCGATCTTACTGACTCCTCGAATCTCATCCGCATAATACAGCAGGTGAAACCGGACGAAGTGTATAACCTCGCAGCCCAAAGCCATGTGGCGGTGTCCTTCGAGTGCCCGGAGTATACGGCGGATGTCACGGCCCTGGGAACCTTGCGCTTGCTTGAGGCTATCCGAATCGCCGGCCTGGAAAAATCGACTCGATTCTACCAGGCGTCCACCTCCGAGCTGTACGGTCTGGTCCAGGAGACTCCGCAGACCGAGAGCACACCCTTCTATCCTCGCTCGCCGTACGCGGTTGCCAAGCTGTATTCGTACTGGATTTGTGTAAACTACCGCGAAGCTTATAATATGTTCGTATGTAATGGCATCTTGTTCAACCATGAATCTCCGGTGCGCGGGGAGACCTTTGTGACGCGTAAAATCACCCGCGCGTTGACCAGGATCAAGCTCGGCCTGATGGACAAGATGTACCTGGGCAACCTGGACGCCTTGCGCGACTGGGGACATGCCAAGGACTATGTGAAGATGCAGTGGTTGATGCTGCAGCAGGATGCGCCCCGGGATTACGTCATCGCGACCGGGGAGCAACACTCGGTGCGCGAGTTTGTCGAGGTTGCCGCCGCCGAGTTGGACATGAAGATCGAGTGGGAAGGCAAGAACGAGAAAGAGGTCGGCCGCGATGCGTCCAGTGGCAAGGTCATCGTGGCGGTGGATCCGAAATATTACAGACCCACCGAAGTGGAGACGCTTCTCGGCGATCCATCCCAAGCAAAGAATGAGCTGGGGTGGACTCCCGAAGTGACGTTCCGCGAACTCGTGCAGGAGATGGTGCAGGAGGATTATCTCGTGGCCAAGCGCGAAGATCTGTGCAGGCGCAACGGCTATGAGGTATGTCTGCCTCAGGAATAA